Proteins from a single region of Gasterosteus aculeatus chromosome Y, fGasAcu3.hap1.1, whole genome shotgun sequence:
- the LOC120812426 gene encoding uncharacterized protein LOC120812426 isoform X1 → MKKDIDLLIAEERVEIIAKYDKGRQEGADIDPWEDANYSIYKVTDRFGFLHEKELPTPSPLEEKHKQQEIERVEKWLKMVKNWDKYRNTEKLVKRVYKGIPLQLRGQAWALLLDIDKVKQENVGKYERMKLQARNFSADIKQIDLDVNRTFRNHIMFMDRFGVTQQALFHVLAAYSVYNTEVSYCQGMSQIAAILLMYLNEEDAFWALSQLLTNGKHAMHGFFIPGFPKLHRYQAHHELILSKMLPKLKKHMDKEQMTTGIYTTKWFLQCFIDRTPITLTLRLWDIYILEGEKILTAMAYTTLKLHKKRLQKMPLEDLREFLQEQVAVSFFLPDDVVVEQLQAAMSELRSKKLSNPPPAKPEEQPKAPLGQERPILLVPPQPDSPLEVNANPQPAGQRDAEAQQADGIASQQTQDPRTPSLPSPDTLVVHTQRTPSPLRHCRAPPLPPKEHKPRAEAGLDGGAKEALPGVGPAKIVASQAADPEEDPMDWPPPYEPPALEALPQEIMDLPDLPPPPFSYTEQNDQSHGDGGPPGPETRRRSPSPRSAPSAVTQMKLPPKPCLKPPTSLQLAQKGAPPAHPAFATSSPPRLPPPKPTKFPVSLYVPMPTGDRRPSNTSQYDNLSEADEDDTLLERLLGSTPEEIPSMHRGAPPAAGRDCDAALYPVPPPPLFAPPSPSPIRPSLCGLPSLPQEPEYEGEDSWVDDSIIPPPPANFADRLSPFQCGAAGCSDTQQTTSPPGYSKPFSRAPRDRSAFPAPLLYTRSPPGHSAVGVYTVRSSPDFCRMPPGGQPLPKSVT, encoded by the exons ATGAAGAAGGACATAGACTTATTGATAGCAGAGGAACGCGTTGAAATCATCGCCAAATATGACAAG GGCAGACAGGAGGGTGCCGACATTGACCCATGGGAGGATGCGAACTACAGCATCTATAAGGTCACCGACCGCTTCGGCTTTCTGCA TGAGAAAGAGCTGCCAACACCCAGTCCGCTGGAAGAGAAG catAAGCAGCAGGAGATTGAGCGGGTGGAGAAATGGCTAAAGATGGTGAAGAATTGGGACAAGTACAGGAACACTGAAAAG TTGGTGAAGCGAGTATATAAAGGaatccctctgcagctgagaggCCAGGCCTGGGCCTTGCTTTTGGACATAGACAAAGTCAAACAAGAAAACGTTGGCAAATACGAG AGAATGAAGCTGCAGGCTCGTAACTTCTCCGCTGACATCAAGCAGATAGACCTGGACGTCAACAGGAccttcaggaaccacatcaTGTTTATGGACCGCTTTGGAGTCAC GCAGCAGGCCCTGTTTCACGTACTAGCAGCTTACTCCGTCTACAACACG GAGGTGAGCTACTGCCAGGGGATGAGTCAGATTGCTGCCATTCTGCTCATGTACCTGAATGAGGAAGATGCCTTCTGGGCTTTGTCCCAGCTCCTCACCAACGGAAAGCACGCCATGCACG GCTTCTTCATCCCAGGATTCCCCAAGCTGCATCGTTACCAAGCCCACCATGAGCTGATCCTCTCTAAAATGCTGCCAAAGCTGAAGAAACACATG GACAAGGAGCAGATGACAACAGGGATTTATACCACCAAATGGTTTTTGCAGTGCTTCATTGACAGA ACCCCAATCACCCTTACCCTGCGTTTATGGGACATCTACATCCTGGAGGGGGAGAAGATCCTAACTGCCATGGCTTATACGACGCTCAAGCTACACAAGA AGCGGCTGCAGAAGATGCCGTTGGAGGATCTGAGGGAGTTTCTTCAGGAGCAGGTCGCGGTGTCTTTCTTCCTGCCCGACGATGTGGTGGTTGAGCAGTTACAGGCAGCTATGTCTGAACTTCGCAGTAAAAAGCTCAGCAATCCTCCTCCAG CCAAGCCAGAAGAGCAGCCAAAGGCACCTCTGGGTCAAGAAAGACCAATTCTCCTTGTGCCTCCGCAGCCTGACTCCCCTCTGGAGGTCAATGCAAATCCGCAGCCTGCGGGTCAACGGGACGCTGAGGCCCAGCAGGCGGACGGCATCGCTTCACAGCAGACACAGGACCCCAGAACTCCGTCTCTGCCGTCACCTGACACGCTCGTAGTCCACACACAGAGGACGCCTTCTCCCTTGAGGCATTGCAGAGCCCCCCCGTTACCTCCGAAAGAACACAAACCCCGTGCCGAGGCAGGACTGGACGGAGGCGCGAAGGAGGCGCTTCCGGGTGTCGGCCCGGCCAAAATTGTCGCAAGTCAGGCCGCTGACCCCGAGGAGGATCCGATGGATTGGCCCCCACCTTACGAGCCCCCTGCTTTGGAAGCTCTGCCGCAGGAGATCATGGACCTGCCAGATCTGCCCCCTCCACCTTTCTCCTACACTGAGCAGAACGACCAAAGCCACGGGGACGGCGGACCCCCCGGTCCGGAGACCCGGCggcgctctccctctcctcgcTCGGCCCCCTCAGCAGTCACTCAGATGAAGCTGCCGCCAAAGCCGTGCTTAAAACCCCCCACGTCGCTTCAGCTCGCCCAGAAAGGAGCTCCTCCCGCTCACCCTGCCTtcgccacctcctcccctcccagaCTTCCTCCCCCTAAGCCAACCAAGTTCCCAGTCTCTCTGTACGTCCCGATGCCCACCGGAGACCGACGGCCCTCCAACACCTCCCAGTATGACAACCTTTCCGAGGCCGATGAGGACGACACCCTCCTGGAGAGGCTGCTGGGTTCCACTCCTGAGGAAATCCCCAGCATGCACCGCGGTGCCCCGCCCGCCGCTGGCCGAGATTGTGACGCTGCCCTCTACCCtgtgcctccacctcccctgtTCGCCCCCCCTTCGCCCTCTCCCATTCGCCCCTCGCTGTGCGGCCTCCCCAGTCTGCCTCAGGAGCCGGAATACGAGGGGGAGGACAGCTGGGTGGAcgactccatcatccctcctcctccggctaATTTTGCCGACAGACTCAGTCCCTTTCAGTGTGGTGCTGCCGGCTGTTCAGACACACAGCAAACCACCTCGCCGCCCGGATACTCCAAGCCTTTCTCCAGGGCCCCACGGGACCGCTCGGCTTTCCCAGCACCCCTGCTGTACACCAGGTCTCCCCCGGGCCACTCGGCGGTAGGAGTGTACACGGTCCGATCCAGCCCGGACTTTTGCAGGATGCCGCCGGGTGGTCAGCCGCTGCCCAAATCAGTGACctaa
- the LOC120812428 gene encoding transmembrane protein 17B-like isoform X1 — MCYMPTRLRDILCCSRLQQLVAIAECLVRRRMFRPSTIYKAADTMDLPDGIRKRLEDFSRNVLFDQSGTRTVARENDTFLPHDKRLLSSLHLQMSLYFNMWFFPLWWISEAVMLHLKYPALPDYYKFILVTVLILMTLIEAIRLFLGYSGNLQEQVPELAGFWLLSILLQFPLILFQLFNEAIVMQPLERGVHIVLAIFILAQALSGFVTLRDMVRHTGRHFHLRQFD, encoded by the exons atgTGTTACATGCCGACACGGCtccgggacatattgtgctgttcacggttgcaacaactcgtggcgattgctgaatgtttggtcagaaggagaatgtttcgaccatcaaccatctacaa AGCGGCGGACACGATGGACCTACCGGATGGCATCAGGAAGCGCTTAGAGGACTTTTCTCGGAACGTGTTATTCGACCAGAGCGGGACTCGGACCGTCGCAAGAGAAAATGACACGTTTTTGCCCCACG ACAAGCGGCTTCTGTCGAGTCTCCACCTCCAGATGTCTCTGTACTTTAACATGTGGTTCTTCCCCTTGTGGTGGATCAGCGAAGCTGTAATGCTGCACCTCAAG TATCCTGCCTTGCCCGACTACTACAAGTTCATCCTGGTCACCGTTCTCATCCTGATGACTCTGATAGAGGCCATTAGACTCTTCCTCGGTTATTCTGGGAACCTGCAAGAACAG gtCCCAGAGCTGGCTGGATTTTGGCTGCTCAGCATCCTGCTGCAGTTTCCACTAATCCTGTTTCAGCTCTTCAATGAAGCCATTGTTATGCAACCCCTGGAGAGAGGTGTTCACATAGTACTCGCCATATTTATACTCGCACAG GCCCTCTCTGGTTTTGTGACGCTCCGGGACATGGTCCGACACACAGGAAGACATTTTCATCTCCGACAGTTTGACTGA
- the LOC120812426 gene encoding uncharacterized protein LOC120812426 isoform X2, translating into MSAFHEFLPIARELTMLHSIKQHTRPSVTLSSRVFQLVKRVYKGIPLQLRGQAWALLLDIDKVKQENVGKYERMKLQARNFSADIKQIDLDVNRTFRNHIMFMDRFGVTQQALFHVLAAYSVYNTEVSYCQGMSQIAAILLMYLNEEDAFWALSQLLTNGKHAMHGFFIPGFPKLHRYQAHHELILSKMLPKLKKHMDKEQMTTGIYTTKWFLQCFIDRTPITLTLRLWDIYILEGEKILTAMAYTTLKLHKKRLQKMPLEDLREFLQEQVAVSFFLPDDVVVEQLQAAMSELRSKKLSNPPPAKPEEQPKAPLGQERPILLVPPQPDSPLEVNANPQPAGQRDAEAQQADGIASQQTQDPRTPSLPSPDTLVVHTQRTPSPLRHCRAPPLPPKEHKPRAEAGLDGGAKEALPGVGPAKIVASQAADPEEDPMDWPPPYEPPALEALPQEIMDLPDLPPPPFSYTEQNDQSHGDGGPPGPETRRRSPSPRSAPSAVTQMKLPPKPCLKPPTSLQLAQKGAPPAHPAFATSSPPRLPPPKPTKFPVSLYVPMPTGDRRPSNTSQYDNLSEADEDDTLLERLLGSTPEEIPSMHRGAPPAAGRDCDAALYPVPPPPLFAPPSPSPIRPSLCGLPSLPQEPEYEGEDSWVDDSIIPPPPANFADRLSPFQCGAAGCSDTQQTTSPPGYSKPFSRAPRDRSAFPAPLLYTRSPPGHSAVGVYTVRSSPDFCRMPPGGQPLPKSVT; encoded by the exons ATGAGTGCCTTTCATGAGTTCTTGCCGATAGCAAGAGAGCTAACAATGCTACATTCCATTAAGCAGCATACGCGACCCTCTGTGACTCTCTCTTCACGTGTGTTTCAGTTGGTGAAGCGAGTATATAAAGGaatccctctgcagctgagaggCCAGGCCTGGGCCTTGCTTTTGGACATAGACAAAGTCAAACAAGAAAACGTTGGCAAATACGAG AGAATGAAGCTGCAGGCTCGTAACTTCTCCGCTGACATCAAGCAGATAGACCTGGACGTCAACAGGAccttcaggaaccacatcaTGTTTATGGACCGCTTTGGAGTCAC GCAGCAGGCCCTGTTTCACGTACTAGCAGCTTACTCCGTCTACAACACG GAGGTGAGCTACTGCCAGGGGATGAGTCAGATTGCTGCCATTCTGCTCATGTACCTGAATGAGGAAGATGCCTTCTGGGCTTTGTCCCAGCTCCTCACCAACGGAAAGCACGCCATGCACG GCTTCTTCATCCCAGGATTCCCCAAGCTGCATCGTTACCAAGCCCACCATGAGCTGATCCTCTCTAAAATGCTGCCAAAGCTGAAGAAACACATG GACAAGGAGCAGATGACAACAGGGATTTATACCACCAAATGGTTTTTGCAGTGCTTCATTGACAGA ACCCCAATCACCCTTACCCTGCGTTTATGGGACATCTACATCCTGGAGGGGGAGAAGATCCTAACTGCCATGGCTTATACGACGCTCAAGCTACACAAGA AGCGGCTGCAGAAGATGCCGTTGGAGGATCTGAGGGAGTTTCTTCAGGAGCAGGTCGCGGTGTCTTTCTTCCTGCCCGACGATGTGGTGGTTGAGCAGTTACAGGCAGCTATGTCTGAACTTCGCAGTAAAAAGCTCAGCAATCCTCCTCCAG CCAAGCCAGAAGAGCAGCCAAAGGCACCTCTGGGTCAAGAAAGACCAATTCTCCTTGTGCCTCCGCAGCCTGACTCCCCTCTGGAGGTCAATGCAAATCCGCAGCCTGCGGGTCAACGGGACGCTGAGGCCCAGCAGGCGGACGGCATCGCTTCACAGCAGACACAGGACCCCAGAACTCCGTCTCTGCCGTCACCTGACACGCTCGTAGTCCACACACAGAGGACGCCTTCTCCCTTGAGGCATTGCAGAGCCCCCCCGTTACCTCCGAAAGAACACAAACCCCGTGCCGAGGCAGGACTGGACGGAGGCGCGAAGGAGGCGCTTCCGGGTGTCGGCCCGGCCAAAATTGTCGCAAGTCAGGCCGCTGACCCCGAGGAGGATCCGATGGATTGGCCCCCACCTTACGAGCCCCCTGCTTTGGAAGCTCTGCCGCAGGAGATCATGGACCTGCCAGATCTGCCCCCTCCACCTTTCTCCTACACTGAGCAGAACGACCAAAGCCACGGGGACGGCGGACCCCCCGGTCCGGAGACCCGGCggcgctctccctctcctcgcTCGGCCCCCTCAGCAGTCACTCAGATGAAGCTGCCGCCAAAGCCGTGCTTAAAACCCCCCACGTCGCTTCAGCTCGCCCAGAAAGGAGCTCCTCCCGCTCACCCTGCCTtcgccacctcctcccctcccagaCTTCCTCCCCCTAAGCCAACCAAGTTCCCAGTCTCTCTGTACGTCCCGATGCCCACCGGAGACCGACGGCCCTCCAACACCTCCCAGTATGACAACCTTTCCGAGGCCGATGAGGACGACACCCTCCTGGAGAGGCTGCTGGGTTCCACTCCTGAGGAAATCCCCAGCATGCACCGCGGTGCCCCGCCCGCCGCTGGCCGAGATTGTGACGCTGCCCTCTACCCtgtgcctccacctcccctgtTCGCCCCCCCTTCGCCCTCTCCCATTCGCCCCTCGCTGTGCGGCCTCCCCAGTCTGCCTCAGGAGCCGGAATACGAGGGGGAGGACAGCTGGGTGGAcgactccatcatccctcctcctccggctaATTTTGCCGACAGACTCAGTCCCTTTCAGTGTGGTGCTGCCGGCTGTTCAGACACACAGCAAACCACCTCGCCGCCCGGATACTCCAAGCCTTTCTCCAGGGCCCCACGGGACCGCTCGGCTTTCCCAGCACCCCTGCTGTACACCAGGTCTCCCCCGGGCCACTCGGCGGTAGGAGTGTACACGGTCCGATCCAGCCCGGACTTTTGCAGGATGCCGCCGGGTGGTCAGCCGCTGCCCAAATCAGTGACctaa
- the LOC120812427 gene encoding ubiquitin-conjugating enzyme E2 variant 3-like isoform X1, whose protein sequence is MDLSSEKLQRILSKYKFHDVVIDELQKIYRIHPGIVPSAGTYTFSDHTQKDLVRLLGNIPVQYGGRSYNFPIELWLMDSFPFTPPICLLRPTSNMFIREGKHVDGGGRIHLPELHNWDYPKSSVVSLLAEMIVKFEEHPPLSSKSNVDNKDPHDLLAFVSNIQINNGGSSHQEQMNKKVSVIGGGHLAMASVMSVLSKCKVDKLVFIDVNDSSTKGGSTDLEIFRLPQVEVSRDLSASAGSRVVVVTANAWSGEQSYASVVQTNVDLYRGIIPNLARYSPKAVLIIASQPVDIMTHVAWRQSGLPPTQVIGAGCNLDSQRLSHILDINLNTHKPAWVIGELSDNKVAVMSSSSVQLEIAAGSNSTKPLLDRAFGMMKTRGQRSWSVGLSIADIADSVLTDKMKTHSVSTLAQGWGGIGAEVFLSLPCLMGSNGSTRLAGVSLGQEEDAKLRQSVASLCSLMGQLRI, encoded by the exons ATGGACCTGTCCTCGGAGAAACTTCAGCGGATCCTCTCTAAG TACAAATTCCATGATGTTGTGATTGATGAGCTGCAGAAGATCTATCGAATCCACCCTGGCATAGTCCCATCCGCAGGCACATACA CATTTAGTGACCACACCCAAAAAGATCTTGTGAGATTACTAGGTAACATCCCAGTCCAGTATGGAG GTCGCTCCTACAACTTCCCCATTGAGCTGTGGTTGATGGACTCGTTCCCCTTCACTCCTCCCATATGCCTCCTAAGACCGACCTCCAACATGTTCATCAGAGAAGGGAAGCACGTTGACGGAGGAGGACGGATTCACCTGCCGGAGCTGCACAACTGGGATTAT CCCAAATCCTCCGTGGTGAGTCTTCTGGCTGAGATGATTGTGAAGTTTGAGGAGCATCCTCCGCTGTCCTCCAAGTCCAACGTGGACAACAAAGACCCCCACGATCTACTGGCTTTTGTTTCTAATATACAGATCAACAACG GTGGAAGCAGCCATCAAGAGCAAATGAACAAGAAGGTGTCCGTCATCGGGGGAGGACATTTAGCAATGGCGTCGGTGATGAGCGTTTTATCAAAG TGTAAAGTGGACAAACTTGTTTTCATTGACGTCAACGACAGCTCGACCAAGGGCGGCAGCACGGATCTGGAGATTTTCCGTCTGCCCCAGGTCGAGGTATCCAGAG ACCTGTCCGCCTCTGCGGGCTCCCGGGTTGTCGTCGTGACCGCAAATGCATGGAGCGGCGAGCAGTCGTACGCAAGCGTGGTCCAGACTAACGTGGACCTGTACAGAGGAATCATCCCCAACCTCGCTCGTTACAGCCCGAAAGCGGTGCTGATCATCGCCTCGCAACCAG TGGACATCATGACCCACGTCGCCTGGAGGCAGAGCGGCCTCCCTCCGACCCAGGTGATCGGCGCGGGCTGTAACCTGGACTCGCAGCGGCTCAGTCACATCCTGGACATTAACCTCAACACTCACAAACCCGCCTGGGTCATAGGAGAGCTTTCGGACAACAAAG TGGCTGTGATGAGCAGCTCCAGTGTGCAGCTGGAGATCGCGGCAGGATCCAACTCCACCAAGCCCTTGTTAGACAG AGCTTTCGGGATGATGAAGACTCGAGGCCAGCGGTCGTGGTCCGTGGGTCTGTCCATCGCCGACATCGCCGACAGCGTCCTGACGGATAAGATGAAGACCCACTCGGTCTCCACCTTGGCTCAG GGTTGGGGCGGCATCGGCGCAGAGGTCTTCCTCAGCTTGCCGTGCCTCATGGGATCCAACGGCTCCACGCGCTTGGCCGGAGTGTCGCTGGGACAGGAGGAAGATGCCAAACTGAGACAAAGTGTTGCCTCCCTTTGCAGCCTCATGGGTCAGCTCCGGATATGA
- the LOC120812427 gene encoding ubiquitin-conjugating enzyme E2 variant 3-like isoform X2, translating into MDSFPFTPPICLLRPTSNMFIREGKHVDGGGRIHLPELHNWDYPKSSVVSLLAEMIVKFEEHPPLSSKSNVDNKDPHDLLAFVSNIQINNGGSSHQEQMNKKVSVIGGGHLAMASVMSVLSKCKVDKLVFIDVNDSSTKGGSTDLEIFRLPQVEVSRDLSASAGSRVVVVTANAWSGEQSYASVVQTNVDLYRGIIPNLARYSPKAVLIIASQPVDIMTHVAWRQSGLPPTQVIGAGCNLDSQRLSHILDINLNTHKPAWVIGELSDNKVAVMSSSSVQLEIAAGSNSTKPLLDRAFGMMKTRGQRSWSVGLSIADIADSVLTDKMKTHSVSTLAQGWGGIGAEVFLSLPCLMGSNGSTRLAGVSLGQEEDAKLRQSVASLCSLMGQLRI; encoded by the exons ATGGACTCGTTCCCCTTCACTCCTCCCATATGCCTCCTAAGACCGACCTCCAACATGTTCATCAGAGAAGGGAAGCACGTTGACGGAGGAGGACGGATTCACCTGCCGGAGCTGCACAACTGGGATTAT CCCAAATCCTCCGTGGTGAGTCTTCTGGCTGAGATGATTGTGAAGTTTGAGGAGCATCCTCCGCTGTCCTCCAAGTCCAACGTGGACAACAAAGACCCCCACGATCTACTGGCTTTTGTTTCTAATATACAGATCAACAACG GTGGAAGCAGCCATCAAGAGCAAATGAACAAGAAGGTGTCCGTCATCGGGGGAGGACATTTAGCAATGGCGTCGGTGATGAGCGTTTTATCAAAG TGTAAAGTGGACAAACTTGTTTTCATTGACGTCAACGACAGCTCGACCAAGGGCGGCAGCACGGATCTGGAGATTTTCCGTCTGCCCCAGGTCGAGGTATCCAGAG ACCTGTCCGCCTCTGCGGGCTCCCGGGTTGTCGTCGTGACCGCAAATGCATGGAGCGGCGAGCAGTCGTACGCAAGCGTGGTCCAGACTAACGTGGACCTGTACAGAGGAATCATCCCCAACCTCGCTCGTTACAGCCCGAAAGCGGTGCTGATCATCGCCTCGCAACCAG TGGACATCATGACCCACGTCGCCTGGAGGCAGAGCGGCCTCCCTCCGACCCAGGTGATCGGCGCGGGCTGTAACCTGGACTCGCAGCGGCTCAGTCACATCCTGGACATTAACCTCAACACTCACAAACCCGCCTGGGTCATAGGAGAGCTTTCGGACAACAAAG TGGCTGTGATGAGCAGCTCCAGTGTGCAGCTGGAGATCGCGGCAGGATCCAACTCCACCAAGCCCTTGTTAGACAG AGCTTTCGGGATGATGAAGACTCGAGGCCAGCGGTCGTGGTCCGTGGGTCTGTCCATCGCCGACATCGCCGACAGCGTCCTGACGGATAAGATGAAGACCCACTCGGTCTCCACCTTGGCTCAG GGTTGGGGCGGCATCGGCGCAGAGGTCTTCCTCAGCTTGCCGTGCCTCATGGGATCCAACGGCTCCACGCGCTTGGCCGGAGTGTCGCTGGGACAGGAGGAAGATGCCAAACTGAGACAAAGTGTTGCCTCCCTTTGCAGCCTCATGGGTCAGCTCCGGATATGA
- the LOC144391238 gene encoding uncharacterized protein LOC144391238 has product MGKALIPPSQHSLRGGQSGDFVAGQRAGQGRRRNESCVQGGSMSTSPHVGRPGDVRGTVEVFLPAAARECSPSTVAPILCIVTSQITAAPGDPSPPTKTTEGGHLPLRRHTGKTRRLCVLNKRRLPHVEAHSDFESYVMFFFVRPPSSTYAKMITTVVPKRLLSSFTAVSSAGLSLLTCCHLGEQNHRDLALVALQRETRAHKNVFVPLGGTDLRGRRLCKDTSEGKRQPSVLSPVSRPSGLMKMEPAHPQRDTDGRLQVENIRQYYPGRESQITTAATTRSSQTALLWKTIFGSWQGQIKIILIRYVKVL; this is encoded by the exons ATGGGAAAAGCGCTGATCCCTCCCTCCCAACACTCGCTCCGGGGAGGTCAGTCAGGTGACTTTGTGGCAGGGCAGCGAGCCGGTCAAG GAAGACGGAGAAATGAAAGCTGCGTACAGGGCGGCAGCATGTCCACATCTCCACACGTCGG GCGACCCGGGGATGTGCGCGGGACAGTGGAGGTGTTCCTCCCAGCTGCTGCACGTGAGTGCTCTCCTTCCACCGTCGCCCCAATTCTGTGCATTGTAACGAGCCAAATCACAGCTGCACCCGGCGATCCTTCGCCTCCTACGAAGACTACAGAg ggCGGCCACCTTCCCTTACGGCGCCACACAGGCAAGACACGGAGACTTTGTGTCCTCAACAAGAGACGTTTACCACATGTTGAGGCACATTCAGATTTTGAAAGTTATGTTATGTTCTTCTTCGTCAGGCCTCCGTCATCTACGTACGCCAAGATGATTACGACCGTTGTCCCAAAGCGTTTGCTGTCCAGTTTCACCGCTGTCTCTTCTGCGGGTTTGTCATTGTTGACATGTTGCCACCTCGGGGAGCAGAACCACAGGGATCTCGCTCTTGTCGCCCTCCAGAGAGAAACCAGAGcacataaaaatgtgtttgtgcccCTGGGGGGCACAGACCTGAGAGGGAGAAG ACTATGCAAAGACACCTCGGAGGGCAAAAGGCAGCCGAGTGTTTTGTCCCCAGTGTCGAGGCCCTCAGGCCTCATGAAGATGGAGCCTGCGCATCCACAGAGGGACACCGATGGGAGGCTCCAGGTTGAGAACATCAGGCAGTATTACCCCGGAAGAGAAAGCCAAATAACTACTGCAgcgaccacaagatcctcacagaCTGCTCTGCTGTGGAAGACAATATTTGGAAGCTGGCAAGGACAGATTAAGATTATTCTGATCAGGTATGTGAAGGTCCTCTGA
- the LOC120812428 gene encoding transmembrane protein 17B-like isoform X2, translating to MDLPDGIRKRLEDFSRNVLFDQSGTRTVARENDTFLPHDKRLLSSLHLQMSLYFNMWFFPLWWISEAVMLHLKYPALPDYYKFILVTVLILMTLIEAIRLFLGYSGNLQEQVPELAGFWLLSILLQFPLILFQLFNEAIVMQPLERGVHIVLAIFILAQALSGFVTLRDMVRHTGRHFHLRQFD from the exons ATGGACCTACCGGATGGCATCAGGAAGCGCTTAGAGGACTTTTCTCGGAACGTGTTATTCGACCAGAGCGGGACTCGGACCGTCGCAAGAGAAAATGACACGTTTTTGCCCCACG ACAAGCGGCTTCTGTCGAGTCTCCACCTCCAGATGTCTCTGTACTTTAACATGTGGTTCTTCCCCTTGTGGTGGATCAGCGAAGCTGTAATGCTGCACCTCAAG TATCCTGCCTTGCCCGACTACTACAAGTTCATCCTGGTCACCGTTCTCATCCTGATGACTCTGATAGAGGCCATTAGACTCTTCCTCGGTTATTCTGGGAACCTGCAAGAACAG gtCCCAGAGCTGGCTGGATTTTGGCTGCTCAGCATCCTGCTGCAGTTTCCACTAATCCTGTTTCAGCTCTTCAATGAAGCCATTGTTATGCAACCCCTGGAGAGAGGTGTTCACATAGTACTCGCCATATTTATACTCGCACAG GCCCTCTCTGGTTTTGTGACGCTCCGGGACATGGTCCGACACACAGGAAGACATTTTCATCTCCGACAGTTTGACTGA